The Diaphorobacter ruginosibacter genome contains a region encoding:
- a CDS encoding RNA recognition motif domain-containing protein has product MNNRLYVGNLAYSTTNESLTHAFGEFGAVSSAKLVVDRETNRSKGFAFVEMETEADAQAAINGLDGKSMDGRAIKVNIARPPERREGGFGAPRSGGYRNNDRY; this is encoded by the coding sequence ATGAATAACCGTCTGTATGTTGGCAATCTTGCCTATTCGACCACCAATGAGTCGCTCACCCATGCCTTCGGCGAGTTCGGCGCAGTATCCAGCGCCAAGCTGGTGGTAGACCGGGAAACCAACCGTTCCAAGGGCTTTGCCTTTGTCGAAATGGAAACAGAGGCAGACGCTCAAGCCGCCATCAACGGCCTTGATGGAAAGTCCATGGACGGTCGTGCCATCAAAGTGAACATTGCCCGCCCACCTGAGCGTCGCGAAGGAGGCTTTGGCGCTCCGCGCTCTGGCGGCTATCGCAACAACGACCGGTACTGA
- a CDS encoding low molecular weight protein-tyrosine-phosphatase, translating into MDRPFRVLMVCMGNICRSPTAHGVLDRLVSDARLSDLVEVDSAGTHSYHVGETPDRRSQAHAIRRGYDLSTQRARKLTSGDFVHFDLVLVMDGNNELAARAICPPALQYKLHRLTDFCSRFPDTEVPDPYYGGERGFEHVLDLAEDACAGVLQAVQNAQPAPR; encoded by the coding sequence ATGGATAGGCCCTTTCGCGTGCTCATGGTTTGCATGGGCAACATCTGCCGGAGTCCGACGGCGCATGGCGTGCTCGACAGGCTCGTGAGCGATGCACGGCTGTCCGATCTCGTGGAGGTCGACTCCGCAGGCACGCACAGCTATCACGTCGGCGAGACGCCGGACCGGCGCTCGCAGGCGCATGCCATTCGCCGAGGCTACGATCTTTCCACTCAGCGCGCGCGCAAGCTCACGTCAGGTGACTTTGTTCATTTCGACCTGGTGCTGGTCATGGATGGCAACAATGAACTGGCAGCGCGAGCCATCTGCCCGCCCGCGCTGCAGTACAAGCTGCACAGGTTGACCGACTTCTGCAGCCGATTCCCTGATACCGAAGTGCCCGACCCCTACTACGGCGGCGAGCGCGGGTTCGAACATGTGCTGGATCTGGCGGAGGATGCCTGCGCAGGCGTGCTGCAAGCGGTGCAGAATGCTCAGCCTGCCCCTCGGTGA
- a CDS encoding response regulator: protein MRILLIEDEMEMASWLMRALRQSHIAVEHAPDARLAKALIAGGAFDVVVLDLQLPDQHGFELLREIREQGHHLPVLILTAQGSLQDRVEGLHRGADDYLTKPFEMPELEARLVALHRRSQGRSQAHIQCASLRFDGNHQTFWLNHSVLSLTPREHSALEVLISRVGAPVGKSKLAAKVFPQDSMAGPDAIEQVLHRVRRKLQGSDVHIVTVRGLGYMLEPLPASPSREAATT from the coding sequence ATGCGCATCCTGCTGATCGAAGACGAAATGGAGATGGCCTCCTGGCTGATGCGCGCACTCAGGCAATCCCATATCGCCGTGGAGCATGCGCCCGATGCCAGGCTGGCCAAGGCGCTGATAGCAGGAGGAGCCTTCGATGTCGTGGTGCTCGACCTGCAGTTGCCCGACCAGCATGGCTTCGAGCTGCTGCGCGAGATCCGCGAGCAGGGACATCATCTGCCGGTGCTCATCCTCACGGCGCAGGGCTCCCTTCAGGATCGCGTCGAAGGCCTGCATCGCGGCGCTGACGACTATCTCACCAAGCCCTTCGAGATGCCAGAGCTCGAGGCCCGGCTGGTGGCGCTGCACCGGCGCAGCCAGGGCCGATCACAGGCCCACATTCAATGCGCCTCGCTGCGCTTTGACGGCAACCACCAGACCTTCTGGCTGAACCATTCCGTGCTCAGCCTCACGCCGCGCGAACATTCGGCGCTGGAAGTGCTGATCTCCCGCGTGGGCGCCCCCGTGGGCAAGTCCAAGCTGGCGGCCAAGGTGTTCCCCCAGGACAGCATGGCCGGCCCGGACGCCATCGAGCAGGTGTTGCACCGTGTACGTCGCAAGCTGCAGGGCAGCGATGTGCATATCGTCACCGTGCGCGGGTTGGGCTACATGCTGGAGCCGCTCCCCGCCTCACCGTCCCGCGAGGCCGCTACGACTTGA
- a CDS encoding tripartite tricarboxylate transporter permease, producing the protein MEQSLQDLWYGFGVAFQGHNLMWSFFGVLVGNLIGVLPGMGALSAISILLPLTYTMHPVPAILMLAGIFYGSQYGGAIGAILLNLPSHPPHAVTCLDGFPMTKKGKGGTALGITMICSFFAASVGIIVMIFASPLLTTIAFKFGPAELFSIMLLGLLAGSTMSRGSPLKGVAMTLFGLLCGVVGTDVNTGAFRFAFGIPELSDGLEMVAVAMGLFGIADFLLNVNRMKAITSNTRMRIRDMRPSLAELKEAFWPMVRGTAVGTLFGAMPGTGPTITTFIAYAVEQKVAKDPSKFGTGMIAGVAAPEASAHSKTQVDFIPTMSLGIPGDAVMALLLGALLIQGIQPGPQLISEHPDIFWGLIASFWIGNVILMILNVPLIGVWVKMLQVPYRYLFPSAMFFIAVGVFTTQNSLFQIWEVLVFGIVGALLMVLDFSVAPIMLGFVLGPMMEENFRRALLLSRGDMAIFVQRPISATFVGISAVLLLAVTWGAWRKKSRIAKVQEMVAEETAVAA; encoded by the coding sequence ATGGAACAGTCATTGCAAGACCTCTGGTACGGCTTCGGCGTGGCCTTCCAGGGCCACAACCTGATGTGGTCCTTCTTCGGCGTGCTGGTGGGCAACCTTATCGGCGTGCTGCCCGGCATGGGTGCCCTGTCAGCCATCTCGATCCTGCTGCCCCTGACCTACACGATGCATCCGGTGCCCGCCATCCTGATGCTGGCGGGCATCTTCTATGGCTCGCAGTATGGTGGTGCCATCGGCGCGATCCTGCTGAACCTGCCGTCGCATCCGCCGCATGCCGTGACCTGCCTGGACGGTTTCCCGATGACCAAGAAGGGCAAGGGCGGAACGGCGTTGGGCATCACCATGATCTGCTCTTTCTTCGCGGCATCGGTGGGCATCATCGTGATGATCTTCGCATCGCCGCTGCTCACCACCATCGCGTTCAAGTTCGGGCCCGCCGAGCTGTTCTCCATCATGCTGCTCGGCCTGCTCGCGGGCTCCACCATGTCGCGCGGCTCGCCGCTCAAGGGCGTGGCGATGACGCTGTTCGGCCTGCTGTGCGGCGTGGTCGGCACCGACGTGAACACGGGCGCGTTCCGTTTCGCGTTCGGAATCCCCGAGCTCTCCGACGGGCTTGAAATGGTGGCGGTTGCGATGGGCCTGTTCGGCATTGCCGACTTCCTGCTCAACGTGAACCGCATGAAGGCGATCACCAGCAACACCCGGATGCGCATCCGGGACATGCGTCCGTCGCTTGCCGAACTCAAGGAAGCCTTCTGGCCCATGGTGCGCGGTACGGCCGTCGGCACGCTGTTCGGTGCCATGCCCGGCACCGGCCCGACGATCACCACCTTCATCGCCTATGCGGTGGAGCAGAAGGTGGCCAAGGACCCCAGCAAGTTCGGCACCGGCATGATCGCGGGCGTGGCAGCTCCCGAGGCCTCGGCACACTCCAAGACGCAGGTCGACTTCATTCCCACCATGAGCCTGGGCATCCCGGGCGACGCCGTGATGGCGCTGCTGCTGGGCGCACTGCTGATCCAGGGCATCCAGCCGGGACCGCAGTTGATCTCCGAGCATCCGGACATCTTCTGGGGCCTGATCGCCAGCTTCTGGATCGGCAACGTCATCCTGATGATCCTGAACGTGCCACTGATCGGCGTGTGGGTGAAGATGCTGCAGGTGCCTTACCGCTATCTGTTCCCGTCGGCCATGTTCTTCATCGCCGTGGGCGTGTTCACGACACAGAACAGCCTCTTCCAGATCTGGGAAGTGCTGGTCTTCGGCATCGTCGGCGCGCTGCTCATGGTGCTGGACTTCTCAGTCGCTCCCATCATGCTGGGCTTCGTGCTCGGCCCGATGATGGAAGAAAACTTCCGCCGCGCGCTGCTGCTGTCGCGGGGCGACATGGCGATCTTCGTGCAGCGCCCGATCAGCGCCACCTTCGTCGGCATCAGCGCCGTGCTGCTGCTGGCCGTCACCTGGGGCGCATGGCGCAAGAAGTCGCGCATAGCCAAGGTGCAGGAGATGGTGGCCGAAGAGACCGCTGTTGCCGCATGA
- a CDS encoding tripartite tricarboxylate transporter TctB family protein yields MSDPSNKKKTWNKDYYGGALLVIVGASAAYAANSYNLGTLAHMGPGYFPFAIGVLIAICGVLLAATAKKKPSGGEAALVGHQHDIPDFRGASCIILGTILFYFAGEYFGLLPATFCIVFVSALGDRSNSVFQALILTAGMMIVAVVIFWWALQVQMPLFKWGI; encoded by the coding sequence ATGAGCGATCCGAGCAACAAGAAAAAAACCTGGAACAAGGACTATTACGGCGGTGCCCTGCTCGTCATCGTCGGAGCCAGCGCCGCCTATGCGGCCAACAGCTACAACCTCGGAACGCTCGCGCACATGGGGCCGGGCTACTTCCCGTTCGCCATCGGCGTGCTGATCGCGATCTGCGGCGTCCTGCTGGCCGCAACGGCCAAGAAGAAGCCCAGCGGCGGCGAGGCCGCACTCGTGGGCCACCAGCACGACATTCCCGACTTCCGCGGCGCGTCCTGCATCATCCTGGGGACCATCCTGTTCTATTTCGCGGGCGAGTATTTCGGCCTGCTGCCGGCCACGTTCTGCATCGTGTTCGTGAGCGCACTGGGCGATCGCAGCAACTCGGTATTCCAGGCGCTCATCCTCACCGCGGGCATGATGATCGTCGCGGTAGTCATCTTCTGGTGGGCGCTGCAGGTGCAGATGCCGCTGTTCAAATGGGGGATCTGA
- a CDS encoding MFS transporter: MCVGVMGTALASPLYPIYQSTWNLRPSDITQIFVLYMCGVIASLLFLGRLTQRHGFLPILRAGLVVMTSGVALSAIAWNVPVFMVARLLIGLASGMITTSASVGMVQSSPGSDPRRIAALTTMAMTLGFGLGPLLGGVMAQWVPHPLFTAYIPTTLMGVLAIVALFRLPCEPVARPLDEHDPRATKDNTRPLAGLLPRLTFPPARGRRQFWLASMGAFCAFGMFSLYSSLAPSFMKELVPWSGPAVSGLSIAMILFLSSAFQFMVRNQKTKVVVLVAGVALALCNLLLMLTVVSGQAWLFIMAVAVTAVGHGLANVGGMGVVAKLTQPAERAGLLSSYLMIGYMGTILPIMGVGWLADHVGLNRALIAFCSVMALMNIVICVLVWKTRELLPVTHAQEPAAVEAA; the protein is encoded by the coding sequence AAAGCACCTGGAACCTGCGCCCGAGCGACATCACGCAGATCTTCGTGCTGTACATGTGCGGCGTGATCGCCAGTCTGCTGTTCCTGGGCCGGCTCACGCAGCGCCATGGCTTTCTGCCGATCCTGCGCGCCGGGCTCGTCGTGATGACCTCGGGCGTGGCTCTCTCCGCGATAGCCTGGAACGTACCAGTGTTCATGGTGGCGCGCCTGCTGATCGGCCTGGCATCCGGGATGATCACCACGTCGGCCTCGGTCGGCATGGTGCAGTCCAGCCCGGGCAGCGATCCGCGCCGCATTGCCGCGCTCACCACGATGGCCATGACGCTGGGTTTCGGCCTCGGCCCGCTGCTCGGCGGGGTGATGGCGCAATGGGTGCCGCATCCCCTCTTCACCGCCTACATTCCCACCACGCTGATGGGCGTGCTCGCGATCGTCGCGCTGTTCCGTCTGCCCTGCGAGCCCGTGGCCAGGCCACTCGACGAGCACGATCCCCGTGCCACGAAGGACAACACGCGGCCGCTTGCAGGCCTCCTGCCCAGGCTGACCTTTCCGCCCGCGCGCGGCCGCCGGCAATTCTGGCTGGCCAGCATGGGGGCCTTCTGCGCCTTCGGCATGTTCAGCCTGTATTCCTCACTGGCCCCCAGCTTCATGAAGGAACTGGTTCCGTGGAGCGGACCCGCGGTCAGCGGCCTGTCGATCGCGATGATCCTTTTCCTCTCTTCCGCGTTCCAGTTCATGGTGCGCAACCAGAAGACCAAGGTCGTCGTGCTGGTCGCGGGGGTGGCCTTGGCACTGTGCAACCTGCTGCTGATGCTCACCGTCGTCTCGGGGCAAGCCTGGCTGTTCATCATGGCCGTCGCCGTCACTGCAGTCGGCCACGGCCTGGCCAACGTGGGCGGCATGGGGGTGGTGGCCAAGCTCACGCAGCCTGCCGAGCGCGCCGGTCTGCTCAGTTCCTATCTCATGATCGGATACATGGGAACCATCCTGCCGATCATGGGTGTGGGCTGGCTGGCCGACCACGTGGGACTCAATCGCGCACTCATCGCCTTCTGCTCGGTCATGGCGCTCATGAACATCGTGATCTGCGTGCTTGTCTGGAAGACGCGCGAGCTTCTGCCCGTCACGCACGCGCAGGAGCCAGCAGCGGTGGAAGCGGCTTGA
- the infA gene encoding translation initiation factor IF-1: MSKEELIEMQGRVDEVLPDARYRVTLENGHQLVAYTGGKMRKFRIRILAGDRVTLEMSPYDLSKGRVTFRHIETRSGSSANAPFRKRR, from the coding sequence TTGTCCAAAGAAGAATTGATTGAAATGCAAGGTCGGGTGGACGAAGTTCTGCCTGATGCGCGCTATCGCGTCACACTGGAAAACGGCCATCAACTTGTGGCCTATACCGGCGGCAAGATGCGCAAGTTCCGCATTCGAATACTGGCTGGTGACCGGGTTACGCTGGAGATGTCTCCCTATGATCTGAGCAAGGGCCGCGTGACCTTCCGTCACATCGAAACCCGTTCGGGTTCATCCGCCAACGCACCTTTTCGCAAACGCCGTTGA
- a CDS encoding FHA domain-containing protein, translated as MDGKQAMQPFELVIEPLDGGVVRETWIDEGLVTFGRAPDNQVVLDDRTISGRHGVLRARANVLVVEDCDSTNGVRVNGERVFRKTLFSGDVIKIGTHNIHVRVGSRNPRGFL; from the coding sequence ATGGACGGAAAGCAGGCGATGCAGCCTTTTGAATTGGTGATCGAGCCCCTGGACGGAGGAGTTGTTCGCGAGACGTGGATTGATGAAGGTCTCGTCACGTTCGGTCGTGCTCCCGACAACCAGGTGGTGCTCGATGATCGAACGATCAGCGGCCGCCATGGGGTTCTGCGCGCCCGCGCGAATGTCCTCGTGGTGGAGGACTGTGACAGCACCAATGGTGTTCGCGTCAATGGCGAACGGGTGTTCCGCAAGACGCTCTTCAGTGGTGATGTGATCAAGATCGGCACGCACAATATCCATGTGCGAGTGGGCTCGCGAAATCCACGCGGCTTTCTTTGA
- a CDS encoding sensor histidine kinase, which translates to MARRFVPGLRARLLLILLPVLVALFAFDSWSDTETLRQELEKAYDQTLLEPAQALSDSLAWNAARGTVELTDTFHITSMFEALSARSKHLRVVVASNDGKQRQLLLGPDPFPEPPPSPTHPQTPFADAGDGARVFYNAPFHDQPLRIAAVLRTVYDDEGRPWTALIQTARSTLAIENARHELLKQTLFKDARTLLILVLIIWLGIGWGLRPLQALREATRARKARDLSPLQTGSVPGEVRPLVDAMNLHLAQQRDALEAQRQFLADASHQLRTPLAIMHAQTGYALRESDPETVRNTLQGILRQLQRSRRVSEQLLALAQAAQATQATRQEPGSSCPLPEQCDVNAIARDVVIEYLPQALEKHIDLGWIDARGDDAEDDDRPGAPPVAPVQASALGLHEVLANLVHNAIAYTPRGGKVNVSVRVDERQAIMLVQDNGPGIAAEDRERAFERFQRLPSSQQEDAAMGSGLGLAIAKSYLQNMHGTIELLDGEDGVGLTVRVRLPLAP; encoded by the coding sequence ATGGCAAGGCGCTTTGTGCCGGGTCTGCGCGCGCGGTTGCTGCTGATCCTGCTGCCGGTGCTCGTGGCCCTGTTTGCCTTCGACAGCTGGAGCGATACCGAAACGCTGAGACAGGAGCTCGAGAAGGCCTACGACCAGACCTTGCTCGAGCCTGCCCAGGCCCTGTCCGACAGCCTCGCATGGAACGCTGCGCGCGGCACCGTGGAGTTGACCGACACCTTCCACATCACGTCGATGTTCGAGGCCTTGTCGGCCCGATCCAAGCACCTGCGCGTGGTCGTCGCGTCGAACGATGGCAAGCAACGCCAGTTGCTGCTCGGCCCTGACCCGTTCCCCGAACCGCCACCCTCGCCCACACACCCGCAGACCCCGTTCGCCGATGCGGGAGATGGCGCACGCGTCTTCTACAACGCCCCGTTCCACGACCAGCCCCTGCGCATCGCGGCAGTGCTTCGCACCGTATATGACGACGAGGGCAGGCCCTGGACAGCGCTCATCCAGACGGCACGCAGCACATTGGCCATCGAGAATGCCCGGCATGAGCTTCTCAAGCAGACCCTCTTCAAGGATGCGCGCACGCTGCTCATCCTCGTGCTCATCATCTGGCTGGGGATCGGCTGGGGCCTGCGCCCCTTGCAGGCACTGCGCGAAGCCACGCGTGCGCGCAAGGCCCGGGACCTGTCGCCCCTGCAGACCGGATCGGTGCCCGGAGAGGTCCGCCCCCTCGTCGATGCGATGAACCTTCATCTCGCGCAACAGCGCGATGCGCTCGAAGCCCAGCGTCAGTTTCTGGCCGATGCGTCGCACCAGTTGCGCACGCCGCTGGCCATCATGCATGCGCAGACGGGGTATGCGCTGCGCGAGTCCGACCCCGAAACCGTTCGCAACACGCTGCAGGGCATTCTGCGGCAACTGCAGCGCAGCCGCCGCGTCAGCGAACAGCTGCTGGCGCTCGCGCAAGCGGCACAGGCAACGCAGGCGACTCGGCAGGAGCCGGGTTCGTCCTGCCCCCTCCCGGAACAGTGCGACGTGAATGCCATTGCGCGCGATGTCGTCATCGAATACCTGCCACAGGCACTCGAGAAGCACATCGACCTCGGGTGGATCGATGCCCGTGGCGACGATGCCGAAGACGACGACCGCCCCGGCGCACCGCCCGTCGCACCCGTGCAGGCTTCGGCGCTGGGCCTGCACGAAGTGCTGGCAAACCTGGTGCACAACGCCATCGCATACACCCCGCGTGGGGGAAAGGTGAACGTATCGGTGCGCGTGGACGAGCGCCAGGCCATCATGCTCGTCCAGGACAACGGCCCGGGCATCGCGGCCGAAGACCGCGAGCGAGCCTTCGAGCGCTTTCAACGCCTGCCTTCATCACAACAGGAAGACGCCGCGATGGGCTCCGGCCTGGGGCTTGCGATCGCGAAGTCCTATCTGCAGAACATGCACGGAACCATCGAGCTGCTGGACGGCGAGGATGGCGTCGGCCTCACCGTTCGTGTCCGGCTGCCTCTTGCCCCGTAA